The genomic segment acaaataaaaagtgtattaaaactgtataaatcatttcaaaatatttatggaCAAACTTTATGCTTTGTATCACCAGTCACCGAACTTAAAACTTCACTATCCATAGTATCTGCTGCTGtactgttatttattaattgcatAGGACCACCTTTTTTCAGAATGTAACCCACAAAAGTATGTCAAGTTTTGGTTATTAAAAGGGCGACATTCCGCTAATGACACTAACATCCGTAAAAGAGTTTATTAGAGTAAAAGAGTAAAAGAGTCCTTACTTAACACTGAATTTTATGCACTGCTCAcactataatgatttattattaatatctacataatttgttcttatatttattttcctttatttgataaatgttattttttttaaagacataattttattttttagaactaaaACTGAAAAAGAAAACCCAATTAAAACCGAAATAAAAGctgaaatagattttattaacaGTTGTGAATTTGAAggaacaatttttaacaaaagcAACTCTTCAGATTTCATTACTTGTAAGTATTCGGACTTGACAACTAATTACTTAAACAAAAATCCCTTGACTGATAACTGTGATAAAATGTCTACAGCATCCAATTTAACTATACCTACAAGGACACATACCGGAAAAAAGCTGCTTGAATGTGATTTCTGTGATTTCAAGTTTTCTAAATCATCAACTTTAATTGAGCATACAAGGACTCACACCGGAGAAAAGCCGTATAAGTGTCATATCTGTGATGCAAAGTTTGTTAGATCAACACATTTAACAAGACATATAAAGATACATCCTGGAGAAATGCCATATAAGTGTGATGTATGTGATACTGGGTTTCATCAAGCACATCATTTAAAAACTCATAAATGGACACACATCGAAGGAAAGCCATACAAATGTAATATCTGTGATGCAGGGTTTACCAAATCATCACATTTAACTAGGCATACAAGGACACATACCGGTGAAAAGCCATATATATGTGATACCTGTAATGCAGGGTTTACTAGAGCATCGCATTTAACCGTGCATATTAGGACACATACCAAAGAAAAGCCATATGAATGTGATATCTGTTTTACAGGATTTACTCAAGAATACCATTTAACAAGACATACCCAAACACATACCGGCGAAAAACCATTCAAGTGTGATGTATGTGATAAATGGTTTTCTTcaaaatggtatttaaaaacGCATTTAAGGACACACACCGGCGAAAAGCCGCATAAATGTGATATATGTGAACAAGAATTTTCTCagctatcaaatttaaaaacccATAGAAAGAAAAGACACATGCCGAAGAAAACcgtataaatgtgtattatcTGTATTCTGTGGTATAGCTTTTTCTAAGTCatcaaattaagaaaaacataCGAGGATACATACCAAGAAAAGTCTTTAAGAATGCAACATATTCAAGactcatacaaattatattctaacaatacaatttattttattatttaaataatattatattacatataacatTAGTACACAACAAAacctaaaatgtattcatatttttattggtttcattaaatttagtcattttagacgtattatttattaccaatttatttatttatttatttatttatttaatgtcaatCGGCAACTCAAAGAAATACAATAACAAgttaaatacagaaaaaattacaataataatagtaattaagttGATCTTACAGAAAAAAACAAAGGTGAAATAGTAATTCATAGtgtaatataactaaatatttagtaaaatattataaaaattacatactaGTGTTCAATACAACTAATATGTAAACTCAAAATATCATGTACGCATCTAGGAATTATTGAGTAGACGAAGCATTCTATGTAAAGAATGGTTATGAAGGTAGTTGAAACGGTGAGGGGGACAAGGTAAAGAGTGATTTCTAGTATAATGCACAGGAACGAGGAAAGAGATAGAAGAGAGTAGGTAAGGGGCATCAACTGAGCCATTAAGAGAGGTGATAAATGAAATGTCACCATCTACATGGTGAGAAGGAAGAATAGAAATATTTAAGGAAGATCTAATGGACGAATAGTCATAGGGCGGGTGATGAATCTTGAGCAGAAAAGCAACGTAGGACAGGAATCGGTTTTGAACTCGCTCCAAACGTAATTGGTCTTTAGCCAAATATGGGTGCTATACAACTATtccatatttcaaaataaaacggACAAGAGAGAAATAGAGGGAACGAAGACAAGTGAGCGACGTGAAAAAGCTAGTGTTACTTTTTATGAAACCCAGAACTTTTAAGGCTCTACCAACTGTAATATTCATATGCTGTCCGAAAGAAAGAGAAGGAACTAGGTAGATCTCAATGTCTTTGACAGAAGAAACACGTTTGAGAGGGGAGCCAATAAGGGTTTAAAAGAAGATTATAGGAATTCGCTTTCTATGGAATGTCATACTATGGAACTTATTAAGATTGAGCGTAAGGCCAATACGCTGAGTCCAGGGACAAAAAGAGTCGATATCTAACTGAAGTTGACGGCAGTCAGAGATGAAAGAagtaactttataataaattttaatatcatcagCAAATAGAAAGACTTTGGAGAATGAAAGGTAATTGTTGAGTCAAttgagttaatgaaaattatgaacaaaaGAGGACTAATATGTCCTCCAGACGGAGTTGTAGACAAGTCAGAAGTAGCACCATGAATTTTCACAAATTGTATTCTTGGACTAAGTTAATCTTGGAGCCAGGATAGTAAAGGATTCCCTATACCGAGTGATCCTAGTTGGGAAATAAAACGGCTATGGATAACCGAGTCAAAAGCTTTACTAAAGTCAGTGAACACGGCATCAACTTGACAATCGGACTCAAAGCTTTCAAGAATATACAATGTGAGCTAGGGTACAAGTGGTCGTATATTTCCCAGGACGAAAACCATGCAGGTCAACCACTTATATATGGTTAAGATTTCTTttgatattaatgtatacaatagaTTCAAACAGTTTAGAAATGTGGTGGAGGATGGAAATAGACCTGTAGTTAGAAACAAGTGAGGGATCACCAGATTTAAAAACAGGGGTAATGGAACAGGTTTTCTGCGCAGCAGGAAAAATACCCTCGTCGAGTGAGCGTCTCAAGAGCAGGAATATAGGGTGCACTATAGtcttgataattaaaaattaaacatgaagaAATACCATCAGGGCCATtagaattgttattttttaggaAGTTAAGTGCAAGTTACACATCATCAAGTGTAAAGTGGCAATTAGAAGGAAGTTCATGGGGATAGCTATTATTTCAGAGGGATTAAAAGGTGGAGAAATAGAAGAGTATGGAATAGAAGTACTTGGATAACAAATTAGTAGAATCACGAGGATTATCAACCGTAGTGTTATGCCAGCATAAGGTGGAGGGTGATGCGTTGTGCTTGCTTAGATTTTTAGTATACTTCCAAAAGGAAGAGGGATTGCGAGTGAGCGAGTGTTCTGTATGTTTTATATAGGACTGATAGCCTATCtttgatgttttaaatttttaagctattttattGTGCTATCAACTAACATACACAATTAAACACAAAATGTACAGATTacttttattagatttaaaaactaaagaaagtTGGCAAAAGATTAGCATTTTTCAAAGGAAATCgcataaaactaaataatactgtatttactacattttagattctgagtggagtgataTCTGTGATCAAGCTTTTGCtcagaaatcaaatttaaaaacctttattgtggcaaattattttcacatacctaatttaatatattatactaaataataaattggaataattaatgaattatagaagatattagataatacacaaaatatactataagaaaataatttaaattatgaggTTGGGCATGTCCAAGTGTTGTCCTCATCTGACTGTTCTCCTTACTTATGAATTAGGTTTATAAAACATATGAAGAAAATTAACGTATTTACGTGATTTAATACTTTCCAACATGTAACTTAATGtggtgtttaatttataaatattataaatattgactaAGATAAATCACTGAgtacataaaaaacaataagttagtaataatattattaacagatatataatgtaattataaattgatataccTTCTATagcattaaaatttaacattgttGGCTCGATATTAATGTTATGAGATtctaaatgtacaattaatccTTTCATAGATGGAAATGATTTTATGCAatttgtatatagtattataaacttAACATATTACTATGCTGACCACATAAATGagtttttgtatgttttattatattagacttTAAACCAAATGATGTATCGCAGTCATTACaacaatgtacatttttaatttttggagtaACTATGTTTTgttcttatattcttatttaaaccggacattgatatatatttagCATTACAAACTTGGCAATTAAACATGGTTCTTAATTaggtgtaattatatttaataatgattatgaataaaatatgataaaatatgataaataatccAAAATTCAAAACACATAATCACAATACTAAAATACCGGTTTTTTCTCCAATATTTTTTCTAACCTTAAAGCCAGTGTTTAACGTAGTTCAACTAActcccaatatattatattataattattgtggtaTAATTGTCTAATTATTAGaagataatatttgttaataaataatttctcaaTACTATTCgattgaacattaaaaaaaatagaatttttgtcACGGAACACAATGGCAAGAATAAAGGTAACTTatatcaaattatgttttttaataaaatgtttaataacgtacaactataagtataaaaataaaaatattttatttaaaaaatgaatatagtatttttttttatttctaaaaaacaaaatatagttcaATGTACCGTTTTTGAAAGGGTTGGCCAATTTCTTAGGAGTGAATTTCCAACATTTTGTGAtcagttttagaaaaaatttcatgtgcgagtattattattttaaaactttttaaaaggaTCAGGGCAgggaaagttttatttttaaaatatgttcaaatattaagcaggtattcaaaaacattttaatataatctctAAATTAAATGGAACTGAATTtccacaatttttaaattttattctgttttaataatttaataaaacataaggAACAATAGCTTCatccataaatatatttctctGTTTTGATAATCTAAATAGAAAATCTTTCTTGACTATTGTTGAAACaactattgaaaatacaaaataggttatttttcattaaatacaagatattataataatgaaatagaaATCATTTTTTGTGCCATTAAAATTTGTCTGTCTTTTGCCATCATTAATCAAATGATTACCCAACTCTGAGTTGtaacttataaacaattatttttttatatcgcaATAAAAGtgtgaaaaagtttttaaatctaaaaatataaatatacaatatattatattaaatacattttttttagaataaatactgttcattttacaaaattaatttattgattttataatgccACAGTTCAAATGATtggcaattaatttttttaacaatataaacaacAATGTGGTCCACCTTGTAATTTTACGTCAatataccaaacaattttatgattgaatatgaaataaaaatatacttataatactttttaaacataattaatataatattcttatggtataaataaattaaacctatGAAGAAGAAGAAACTTGTGATATTTTggcaaaataatgttattattatgttagtaacttataacttcaatatattacttaagtttaggtataatttaacatttcttaataaatatcTGAAATATCATCTGGTGAAGTCTTCATTTTCTTATCATTAtgtttttcaattgaataaCTGTCGGGCGTACTCAAACCACTGTCTTCCTGTTCATTAGACTCCTCGTGATCGTCATCAGAAGTCTCCTTATTTATCATTTCCTGTATGAAACATATAAAGAAGAcatggcaataataattataactaataaaggctaaatgttttaaaaatgaaataaagcaaaattgtttacattttattacacaGTAGCCAAACGTAATTAAAAGAGTGTCTGGGAGTATgagtaaaatgtatgtacatttaggaaaattatataattaatactacttTATGTactattaatcaaataaaatcacataaaaactATTTGGAAATTCTAGAATGAATATTCCCATAGACCAGAATTATACAGCaggtaaattgtaattataatgctctaaaataaattctagattctgattattatagatactcatcaagatttaaaaaataatcactgcAATTCGCTACCATTCTGATGACatcaaaatgttgataatataaatCTAGAATGTTTCAtctccataaaaaaaaagtacctactgatattttttaatttataaatattaagattgGTTATTTGGTTCACAGAAGTTATTGGCCATAGGATGTTGTCTAAGTCAAattgattcaatattatttcttgGTCAATTAGGtattttctaaacatattttaatataacttatccTCTTAAAAGTTTTTAGCACCAACACATTAAAaagaataacaacaaaataaaatcatttaagtaacattaataattgaggtaaaatatttattgatcaatatCATACTTTGGACAAGTAGTTTATTgcttattagtatttatattagatattggCGGTCTATAAACCCCTCCACTCCAACAATTTCgattataaatgcttataagttTCAACACAGTAAAGGGTTCTGCGCCAATATGCCTTTTTGCAGGCCGCATATACACGCTCTTTGCTAACTcatcgttaataataatataataatgatactcCAACGTGGTGGAGCTAAAGCTGGCCAGGAGacgtatttttacaatattttataataatacctaccattGTTTCCATACATCATTAGCAGCGAAACAAACCGTCTgtttacctgataatatactagATTTAAAATACAGGAAAAATCTGTACCTTAAGTGTGTTAACAAGATCAGTAATGCTATCCATCGATACCTCCAAAGACAAATTCTCTTCTTCTAAAACAATAGCTGCTGCTTGTAATCGTTCATGTTCTTCCAATGCTTCTAATAAAGCTTTCCTTCGACGTTCAGAGATCACTTCCCAATATTTTTCACTCGGGCCAGCTATGAA from the Acyrthosiphon pisum isolate AL4f chromosome X, pea_aphid_22Mar2018_4r6ur, whole genome shotgun sequence genome contains:
- the LOC100163660 gene encoding zinc finger protein 391 isoform X1, yielding MDPLRTPIDDCGINSKVLSIPLIRCDEQLVFNKMIKEENINCQVFKRIIKKEIIDDHVFNEIKEEIIDETDHRNDSQLLKKSSSVVPFSLNVICGGQEFNEKIKQENIDCQVLNGIIKGKMIDDQVLNGSIKEGIINDQVFNTIIKEEIIDETDHPNNGQLLQERTKTEKENPIKTEIKAEIDFINSCEFEGTIFNKSNSSDFITSSNLTIPTRTHTGKKLLECDFCDFKFSKSSTLIEHTRTHTGEKPYKCHICDAKFVRSTHLTRHIKIHPGEMPYKCDVCDTGFHQAHHLKTHKWTHIEGKPYKCNICDAGFTKSSHLTRHTRTHTGEKPYICDTCNAGFTRASHLTVHIRTHTKEKPYECDICFTGFTQEYHLTRHTQTHTGEKPFKCDVCDKWFSSKWYLKTHLRTHTGEKPHKCDICEQEFSQLSNLKTHRKKRHMPKKTV
- the LOC100163660 gene encoding zinc finger protein 391 isoform X2, producing MDPLRTPIDDCGINSKCDEQLVFNKMIKEENINCQVFKRIIKKEIIDDHVFNEIKEEIIDETDHRNDSQLLKKSSSVVPFSLNVICGGQEFNEKIKQENIDCQVLNGIIKGKMIDDQVLNGSIKEGIINDQVFNTIIKEEIIDETDHPNNGQLLQERTKTEKENPIKTEIKAEIDFINSCEFEGTIFNKSNSSDFITSSNLTIPTRTHTGKKLLECDFCDFKFSKSSTLIEHTRTHTGEKPYKCHICDAKFVRSTHLTRHIKIHPGEMPYKCDVCDTGFHQAHHLKTHKWTHIEGKPYKCNICDAGFTKSSHLTRHTRTHTGEKPYICDTCNAGFTRASHLTVHIRTHTKEKPYECDICFTGFTQEYHLTRHTQTHTGEKPFKCDVCDKWFSSKWYLKTHLRTHTGEKPHKCDICEQEFSQLSNLKTHRKKRHMPKKTV
- the LOC100568738 gene encoding geminin-like; this translates as MRKFLNNLQPLSSGKETLVGAGGTPQDMVIEGKSSKPKQTIDETEVRTKETSSVVSSLYIELLTEDITSEAGPSEKYWEVISERRRKALLEALEEHERLQAAAIVLEEENLSLEVSMDSITDLVNTLKEMINKETSDDDHEESNEQEDSGLSTPDSYSIEKHNDKKMKTSPDDISDIY